The sequence GATCTGAGTGTCAATACCAGAATCCATGGTCGCCGTGGCGGCGATGGGCCGAGCGGTCTTTGCTCTCTCCGGCTGTCAACAAACGACGCTTGGTAAGAATGGCTGTGTGCAACAGATAACTAACTATCTGGAGCCCCCAGCTTGCTCAACAAGATGCCATGCAGAAAATAATGCTAGCAACTCTGAATCCCTCCCAACAACTTGCCTTCACCACATCCAGAGAGGGCAAAAAGAAGTGAAAGACGAAACGCGATCGTGCACCCAGCAAACACGCGCGCGTTAAGTGGAACACTTCGGATAAACAGGCTCCGAAGCTCCGGAAACCCAGTCGCAACCTCATGACACAAGACTTGTCCGGCTCTGCGATTCTCGGAACACTTTTGATTTCTCGTGAGAGGAAATTGAACTGGGACGAGATCAATATGACGCTCAAGAAACTTGTTACTGGCGATGCCAGCCGTGGGTTACTCCGATCAATTGACTTCCATAATAGCGACGCATGGGGGTTTTGATGCTAACCGTTTTCTGCAGAGCCGACGGCTGCCACTCGGGAAGAGATGTCGAATGCTCGCCTCCCTATTGCCTTCAGAGATAGCTGTGCACATCTACTGATACCGCTCAACCGATGCCGAGTTCAGGAATATTATTTGCCATGGAAATGCGAGGTACGACGTACTCCACGGAGGACCGAAATTCTAAGTTCCCCGGAAGACATCCGCAGCGGAACGAGGGTTTTGATACCGGATCATAACATAATGCTAACGGGAAAACGGTAGAATGAGAGACATTCCTACGAGAAATGCCAATACGAGGAATTCAAGAAGCGGGTCGCCAAGATGGATGAGTTACGGGCGGCCAAGGGGGGAGCGAGAAGCAATTGATCGGATACTCTCACGGGTTATACATACAACGTCGCATGGGAAAGCCTGCAGACTAGGCTAAATGTATTTATCTCTGGGGATTTTCAAGGAAAcgacaaaaacaaaaacatTGTACCGGCTATGTGGATCAATTGAATGTATAGACAGTCCAGACCATCCATTGTTTCCAGTTCGCAATGATTCTGCGCTTCTTCTTTGGCCAATTTCTTCCGTCATCGAGTACTCGGGGcacaaagaaacaagaggaaaagaggaCAGGAGAAGGGGAATGAACTGGGTAGACAGCTCGGCATGGAGACAGGCCAACTGATGCTAGGATAGTCCtgtccaaaaaaaaaaaaaaaaaaaaaaaaaaaaaaaaaaaaaagggaaaaaaaaaaaaaagttcaaACAAGCCATGCGACCCGGAAAACCTGGGTTGCCATCTACGTCGATTGTCCGGGATCTGGGAACCCCCCAATTCCCTCATATCACTTCACCAACAAAGTGAATGCATCGCAATTCAAGGGAGACCATATTCTGCAGTTGTGAAGGTAAATTCATCATCCTCAGCAGCCCGGAGGGCGCAGTTGATCGTAAGATACGCGACTCGGAGAACTGGGATACCTCAGGCCGCTGCAGTGCTTCAAAATCCCAGCTTTCGTACCtcaactactccgtatagagAATACTCTCCTAAAGAGGGCAAGGCACTAGATCACTGTGCCTTTGTGTCCGCTGTACAACTCCATAAAACTGAATGCACGAATGAGTTGATAGTATAGGTTTTTTTTCCCTGATACCTATAGGGTCCCGCGTGTGTATTCAGAGCATAAGTGAGCTGTGGAGTTTATAGAGTTTGCTGAGCCTCTTCAAGGGAACTCATCCCGCACCCCTGAAGAGGTGATGATGGGATGAGGCATCACCTTGGTTAATTCACCGACGGCTTCGAATGAAACTTGGCttgttgttcttcttatCCATTAACAGATTGACGCGAATTCTCCATCATCAAATCTCATTCCTTGAGGCAATGTAGCCTCTCGGTCATAGTTTTTGCTTGTGGATGATCGAATATCAGAGATGGCCTTCGAAGAACATGAGCCAACCAGGGATCGACAGCATGGCGGAGAATGTCCTGCCGGGTTGGACCCCAGTCACTCTGTAACAACACGACAGAGAAAGTCCTCCGCACAGAGCCAACTAAGCTCTCCATGCGTGATTCCGCGCGGCTGAACTAAAAACAGGATACCGACCCAGCCACGGTGATCTGCCAGTGAATTACGAATCCGCGTCGGGACAGCGATAAAATACATATTTCATTCTGCGGCGACCCTGTTCGTGACTATGCATCCACATTGTAGTCCAAAGGCTTCCCTTCTCGAATGTCAGAGAAACTCCTTTCACACCATCTTGATCCCGAATATATGATCCCGTTGCAAGATTTCAGCGTAAACGAGGGCCCCGCGTCCGCAGATACCAGGGAGCATCACAGGTAAGGATTTGACTTGGTCACCCAAGATGTTGTTTCCCCGACTCATTGCTCGCAGGAGTCCAGAAAACTCCGACCTCTTGGGAGAGCGTATAGCGTCGCTTGAAGCCCTGGACagtgacgatgacgatgacacTCTGGAAAAGTGTGCCGAACGACGAAAGGTGGTCCTTGCCCGGAGTCGCCCCAGGGCACTTTGGCACTTCCTCTTATTCCATGCCGTTCCGCTGGGGGTGGCTCTGTTTCTCATCGTCTTTAATATCAAGACGCACTTTTATGGCACTGATGGGTCAACGGTTAACCTGCTCCAATTTGCGGCTAAGGCCCATGAGGTCCTCATGCAGGCCTCGATCGTGACGGTCATGATTGCCTACATCCAGTACCTCCTGACAAACAAATTCGCCATTCCCTTCGGTGCAATTTTCTCCGTGTATCACATCGGTAACGTTGCATACCTGATGTCCCCCGAGTTCTTCGCCTCCCTGACAACTCCTTGGCTGTCCGTGGCAATGAAAATTGTCTTTCTGTTATTTATTCCGTTTAGCATCGCACTGGCGAGTGCTGTTGGCCCGTCAAGCGCCATTGCTATGCTACCTAGGTTTGGGAACTACACCTTGCCGGATTACACGGACCTGGCATTGAACCTTACTTCCGCGGAGCTGTATCCCGGTGTTATTGATAAGACCTTATCAGTTGGTCAGATTCTGCTCGAAATCCTTCTCACGGCTGGTCCTTTTTCGCTAACATGCTTTTGTAGGATTCATTGCTGCTGGCTGGGGTGATCTTTACAATCTTCCAGTTATAGGACTAACGGACAACATAAAAACGGGACTGCAACGTGATCATCAGAACGGCCCAACCAACATTATGCCCCCACTGCATTCTGTTTTGCGTCCAGCTATGGATCGGACTATGTATGTCCAATACGCGCCTAATGGCACTCTAGCTACTGTACAACACATCCCAGTATCACTCGCTCTCGCAGAAGCAGCACAAAAAGCGCTGGACAACTGGGATCATGGTACGAAGGTAGAGACCAGTGTCAGAATGCCACAACCTTATGTAAGTGTTCTGTGCGAACTTAATGCCATAAAAGGTGAAAACGACACGAGACCCATCCAATTCCCTGACACCTACATTGCGCCCCTCGTGGGCAAGCATGCGCCAGGGTCCATGCCTCGCCTTAACCCAACCAACGTGATTAATTATACGGATATCACAAGAAAGGAACTTTGGGAGGCTGCAAAAAAAGATATCCATGGCCAGATGATCTGGGTTGATGATATCAAGGTGTCAAGGCCGGTCTCGACTCGGCCTCTAGGAGTAATCGTTGTGCATTCGGAGTTTTGCGAGATAGATGAGCCATTTCTCACCACGTCTGCATGCTTGATCGGATCAACATGGGCAAACACAACATCTTCCTTAGAATTCGGTTACGAACGAGATATTTTGCTATCACGTCAAATCAAGAGCTCCCTCTCGACGGCGTCGCTCGCTACCCTACCCTCGTGGTCTAGATCCCCTATCTCACTCTCCAAGTCATGGGCTGAAAGCCTCAATCCCACTACCAAAGTTCAGAACCAAACAGTGGCCGATAACCTTCTTCAAGCGATGCCTATAACCCCCAATATATGTCCAACTGGCGGTAACTATTCCCTCGAATATGAACGCGAGACGGGAGGGGCCATTCTTACTTCCTACGGTCGACCGTTTATGCATGAAGCCCTCGTTGCGTCAATGATTGTGAGTGGGTTATCAGGCGCCGCTGGGCCGGCGCAGCTCGGAAACCTAACGTTCAATAGTGAGAGCAAGAAGTGGACTTGGAAATATGAGGATTTGGGTATACCCTGGGAGACAGTAACCATGGAGCTGTCGGAGCCTCCCGGGGTTCAGTTTATCTTTGGAAGCCAGGCTGCGGGCTACGTATGGAACACGACAGGCACCTCTACCAAACTCTCCATCTGCGTGCTGTTGATTTACTGCTTGTATACCGTCGCATATGTACTCTACACATTCTTCTCAGGCCGCAGCTCGCGAGCATGGGCAACGACGTCGGAACTCACGGCTCTGGCGATGAATTCCACGCCAACCAGCGTACTGGACAACACGAGCGCCGGTATCGCCAATACAGACACATTTAAACACCATATTAGTGTTCAAGAGGTGGAGGCAAATCGTCGCCTAGAGCTGATTTTCAACCAGGACAAGGCCGACAGGGGGGCACTAAGAAGAGTTGGTGTGGGCAAATATTATTGATTGGCAGGCCTGATCTGTTCGATTTGCAAAAACTATTCTATGGCTACATTGCGTTGGGGCAGcatttttgttttgtttctttGATGAAGCTATATATCCTCTTTATTTCATGACCGTTTTAAACATTTCGTTGCATACAGCTAGCCACCCACTGGTCTTCTTTGCGAAgagctaaaaaaaaaagtataataaATCTAGACCTATCTATACCTGAATAATCCTAAGCCAGTGAGTGGGACGATGGAAGATGGCCGAGTTGGTCCACATTTTGGCCGTCCTAAAGAAAAGTGGTCTCCACACTCGACGGGACCCTTGAGAGTGCATGGAGTATCCGTAAAGCTTTTGGATCACCTTCTCGGATCCAATTTTCCCTCATCAAGAAAATCCCTAAAACAGGCCAAAAACGCTCACGGGAATTTTAAATATATCAAAATTCTCCCCCTTTGCCAGCCAAGAGCAATGTCCAACTCTCGAATCCATAAATTGTGGGGGGGTTTCGGGCCGGCCCGCGTGAAAATCGGTGGGCCAACCGCTTTTTGCACCGAAAGCAGCATACTCCGGGCACCCTCCATCATTTGCATCGAATTTTTGCTTCCTCTCATTGCTTCAAGGCAGAGCAACAAGATACCTTCGCAGCCAAAGTGGCGAAGCGAGGCCACGCATATTGAAGACGATTGGAACGAATGCTAAGTACACTTCGACCGTTCCAACATTATTTACTACGACAGGgggttgatgatgatgtggAATTGGTTGTTGGAGGAAGTGCTTGTGAATTCTAGTTTGAGCTCATCAAGCAGTTGCGCCAGATCGCGCAATGTATCAAAGAAGCTCTACAGGGTAACTCAACGCATTTTTATCGCTAATAATGCGGCTTCTCATCAGGGGTGCCTTCTAGCATGATGGTATGCGTAGCTCCGTACATGTACAGTGTAGCAGGAGTTGTGCCTGTATCGTCTACCATGTGCAAAGTGCCCGGGTTCCATGGTAGGAAGTCAACTGACACAGTCCTGGGTCTCTGTCCAACATCTTAACACGATACCAGCTACGCGAAATCAAGTTCCGTCGGAAATATCGCAAAAGCCTCGTAAGATTCGCCCAAGTGAATATCAACCTGTCGCGTCACAAGTGCGCCTTTTAAGACCTGTACGCGATAAATTCTTCCGTTCACACGTAAAGTCGTCGCGCAGCCTGGAAATCTGAAGATTGCTATATGAAGCATGCTGTGGGCAGGCGCTTGGCGGGTGGGAAAGCAGGCCGAAAAGCAATCTAGCCCGCAATGGTAAATGCTGGATTTATCCCGACGCGTCAATCTAGCGCTACTTGGCAGTGCGTCTTTGGATGGCGCGGCGAAGGTTTAAAGAGGCGTTTTGGTGGGATTGCTGCTAACGGCCCGAAATTGAAGTTACGCGAAACCTTGATATCTGACACACGTCGGTATTCTCGCCTCTGCGATCAGACAACAAAGTGGAGCTCGAATATTGAAGAGAATCGTTAATTACATACTGTCTTTCACTTTTCGCCATCGCAGTAAATGGGGAATTGGGTGGCATTATTTTCaaataataaaaagaaatTTGGGAAGGAAACGGAGTGGGAATCGAGAGACGCGTGAAAATATGCCCTTTCAGCTTCAAGAATTCTGTGGTCTCTGTCCATATACGATGTAGTATTGGGAGTAGATGTGGAGACTTCTGTCCATAAGTTCCTTCCTAACCCCAACCAAGAGAAGCTGGATTCGATTAACATCCCAGTTCAAGACCTTCGTGAAAAGAGCCAGTGAGTAGGCCTCTAGGGCTTCCAGCATCATCGCCTGTTGATATCGTCCCAGCTCTTTGAGTTTTTTATCCTTGGC is a genomic window of Coccidioides posadasii str. Silveira chromosome 3, complete sequence containing:
- a CDS encoding uncharacterized protein (EggNog:ENOG410PQX2~COG:C~BUSCO:16565at33183); the protein is MTQDLSGSAILGTLLISRERKLNWDEINMTLKKLVTGDASQPTAATREEMSNARLPIAFRDSCAHLLIPLNRCRVQEYYLPWKCENERHSYEKCQYEEFKKRVAKMDELRAAKGGARSN
- a CDS encoding uncharacterized protein (EggNog:ENOG410PSM4~TransMembrane:6 (i82-105o129-147i152-171o183-207i572-591o648-670i)); translated protein: MSEKLLSHHLDPEYMIPLQDFSVNEGPASADTREHHRSPENSDLLGERIASLEALDSDDDDDTLEKCAERRKVVLARSRPRALWHFLLFHAVPLGVALFLIVFNIKTHFYGTDGSTVNLLQFAAKAHEVLMQASIVTVMIAYIQYLLTNKFAIPFGAIFSVYHIGNVAYLMSPEFFASLTTPWLSVAMKIVFLLFIPFSIALASAVGPSSAIAMLPRFGNYTLPDYTDLALNLTSAELYPGVIDKTLSVGFIAAGWGDLYNLPVIGLTDNIKTGLQRDHQNGPTNIMPPLHSVLRPAMDRTMYVQYAPNGTLATVQHIPVSLALAEAAQKALDNWDHGTKVETSVRMPQPYVSVLCELNAIKGENDTRPIQFPDTYIAPLVGKHAPGSMPRLNPTNVINYTDITRKELWEAAKKDIHGQMIWVDDIKVSRPVSTRPLGVIVVHSEFCEIDEPFLTTSACLIGSTWANTTSSLEFGYERDILLSRQIKSSLSTASLATLPSWSRSPISLSKSWAESLNPTTKVQNQTVADNLLQAMPITPNICPTGGNYSLEYERETGGAILTSYGRPFMHEALVASMIVSGLSGAAGPAQLGNLTFNSESKKWTWKYEDLGIPWETVTMELSEPPGVQFIFGSQAAGYVWNTTGTSTKLSICVLLIYCLYTVAYVLYTFFSGRSSRAWATTSELTALAMNSTPTSVLDNTSAGIANTDTFKHHISVQEVEANRRLELIFNQDKADRGALRRVGVGKYY